A single window of uncultured Pseudodesulfovibrio sp. DNA harbors:
- a CDS encoding symporter small accessory protein gives MLGFGSVEIALAFWLSIGATILCVVYGIVNWNNSGEPTKIVKSGEDR, from the coding sequence ATGTTGGGTTTCGGGAGTGTTGAGATCGCATTGGCGTTTTGGCTGAGCATTGGTGCGACTATTTTGTGTGTAGTTTACGGAATTGTGAATTGGAACAATTCTGGCGAGCCTACAAAGATCGTAAAATCCGGGGAGGATCGGTAA
- a CDS encoding aspartate aminotransferase family protein has product MSNKFDEIVKKENALLCNTYGRYPLAISKAKDCRLYDLDGNEYYDFLAGIAVCSLGHSREDLAEVMAEQAKKLVHVSNLFYQEPQLVLAEKILSTCNAGKVFFCNSGAEANEGAIKLARKYMATVRKDDRYEIITLEKSFHGRTLSTLTATGQTGPIKDGFSPLPEGFITVPFGNVNALRGAIGKNTAAIMIEMVQGEGGARPLPSDYVNDIVQLCKENGILLIVDEVQTGVCRTGRMWAHQHYNITPDIFTSAKALANGLPMGAVLCTDELAKGFTLGSHGTTFGGGAVVSAVAAKVLDIMIDEKMAEHAWDMGEFAVAEAQKLKAKYPDKIAGTRGLGLLFGIELTFNGANVWKALLEHKMVCNLTQGTILRLVPPLTITKEDITVFMNVLDTILETVEIESA; this is encoded by the coding sequence ATGAGTAATAAATTCGATGAAATAGTAAAAAAAGAAAATGCCCTCCTCTGTAACACGTATGGTCGGTACCCGTTGGCTATTTCCAAGGCCAAGGATTGCAGATTATATGACCTTGATGGCAACGAGTATTATGATTTTCTGGCAGGCATCGCGGTATGCAGCCTTGGTCACAGCCGTGAGGATTTGGCAGAAGTCATGGCCGAGCAGGCTAAGAAATTGGTTCATGTTTCCAACCTATTTTATCAGGAACCACAACTGGTACTGGCTGAAAAAATTTTAAGCACATGCAATGCCGGAAAAGTCTTTTTCTGTAATTCTGGTGCAGAAGCTAACGAAGGAGCTATTAAGCTTGCCCGAAAGTATATGGCCACAGTTCGAAAAGATGATCGTTACGAAATTATAACCTTGGAAAAATCCTTTCATGGCAGAACGTTGTCCACTCTGACGGCGACTGGGCAAACAGGTCCAATCAAGGACGGTTTTTCTCCATTACCTGAAGGATTCATTACGGTTCCCTTTGGTAATGTAAATGCCTTACGTGGGGCTATTGGCAAGAATACGGCTGCAATTATGATTGAGATGGTCCAGGGAGAAGGCGGTGCTCGCCCTCTGCCAAGTGATTATGTTAATGATATCGTTCAACTGTGCAAAGAAAATGGTATTCTTCTTATTGTCGACGAAGTTCAGACGGGCGTATGCCGGACCGGAAGAATGTGGGCGCATCAACATTATAATATTACGCCTGATATTTTTACTTCTGCCAAGGCGTTGGCCAACGGTCTGCCTATGGGGGCTGTGTTGTGTACGGATGAACTTGCCAAGGGCTTCACGCTTGGCTCTCATGGCACCACATTTGGTGGTGGAGCTGTTGTATCCGCTGTTGCTGCCAAAGTTCTGGACATCATGATTGACGAAAAAATGGCAGAACACGCATGGGACATGGGAGAATTTGCCGTAGCAGAAGCACAAAAATTGAAAGCCAAGTATCCCGATAAAATTGCTGGAACCCGTGGCCTTGGATTGTTGTTCGGTATTGAACTGACTTTTAATGGTGCGAATGTCTGGAAGGCGTTACTTGAGCATAAAATGGTTTGCAACCTCACTCAGGGAACCATTTTACGTCTAGTGCCACCCCTGACTATTACAAAAGAAGATATCACAGTCTTCATGAATGTTTTGGATACAATTCTTGAAACCGTGGAAATCGAGTCTGCTTGA
- a CDS encoding 50S ribosomal protein L11 methyltransferase, translating into MSTLLKIEIVIADELADEAEGFISTRVAHGWEEGEAENGRRMTIFLEDHPSGRQIAQDFQAQFPKASVICSEEEPQDWVMAWKDFFTPVNCGETFKIFPPWLNEDAKNGTTHIVIEPKMAFGTGHHPTTSLCLGTIGTLAKGKHIHSGQTFLDLGTGSGILAIGLAKAGLTGVGLDIDPIAIPCAVENAEINDVADSVEMAVGTIECLDEDAKFDLIVANILSGPLIEIASDILAHIAPGGSLVLSGILAEKQSDAVAQAYDRRGIGMPQRFVEGEWVCLVWENIKR; encoded by the coding sequence ATGTCCACCCTTTTGAAGATCGAAATTGTCATTGCCGATGAACTGGCTGATGAAGCCGAAGGATTTATATCCACCAGAGTTGCTCATGGGTGGGAAGAAGGCGAAGCTGAAAACGGTCGTCGAATGACAATCTTTCTCGAAGATCACCCTTCTGGCAGACAGATTGCGCAAGATTTTCAAGCACAATTCCCAAAAGCATCCGTAATTTGTTCAGAAGAAGAACCGCAGGATTGGGTCATGGCATGGAAGGACTTTTTTACCCCTGTCAATTGTGGTGAAACATTCAAGATTTTTCCTCCGTGGCTTAATGAAGATGCGAAAAACGGTACTACGCATATTGTTATTGAACCCAAAATGGCTTTTGGAACAGGACATCACCCGACGACATCATTGTGCTTGGGGACAATTGGGACACTGGCAAAGGGAAAACATATTCATTCGGGGCAGACTTTTCTCGACCTTGGAACCGGGTCTGGTATCCTTGCCATTGGCCTTGCCAAGGCTGGTTTGACCGGTGTGGGCTTGGATATTGACCCGATTGCCATCCCATGTGCCGTTGAAAATGCAGAAATTAATGACGTTGCAGATTCTGTTGAAATGGCGGTCGGAACCATTGAGTGCCTTGATGAAGATGCGAAGTTTGATTTGATTGTTGCCAATATTCTTTCCGGTCCGCTTATTGAAATTGCTTCGGACATCCTTGCTCACATTGCTCCCGGCGGTTCTCTTGTCCTTTCTGGAATTTTGGCTGAAAAACAGTCTGATGCCGTGGCCCAAGCTTATGACAGACGAGGAATAGGCATGCCGCAACGGTTTGTGGAAGGCGAATGGGTCTGCCTTGTCTGGGAAAACATCAAGAGATAG
- a CDS encoding sodium:solute symporter family protein has translation MEGKILGIIIYLCVIFYLGYRAWKNTKQSTDYMLAGRGMNPFVLAMSYGATFVSTSAIIGFGGVSGMFGMSLLWLTFLTIFVGIFIAMVFFGKRTRRMGLALDSHTFPELLGRRYKSKFIQQFSGVVIFVFIPVYAAAVLIGICRMLEVAFPAVSYGAWLLIVTAIVAMYVITGGLKAVMYTDAFQGTIMAAMMLILIVTTYSLLGGMTEAHQALTDMINLVPAKLQQGGLVGWTTGPHLQSPIGLTIYTTIIYGVGIGVLAQPQLAIRFMTVPSDRELNRAVAIGGVFILLMTGVAFLAGALSNVVFYKEFGKISIVMAGGNFDKIIPLYIDKIMPGWFSGLFLVAMFAAAMSTMSSQYHVGGTSLSRDFLEQHVSIGNGGSSMKLNRLGVTVAVIATLIWAWLLPGGVIARATAFFFGLCAASFLPIYVLGLYWKGMTKIGAKISMVGGFVFSMFWLLFIHIKEAAPIGLCQALTGQVTLVANTSKGSWIWLLQWVDPNVVALPVSLALAVGISLATRRMEQKHLDLCWDGLC, from the coding sequence ATGGAAGGTAAAATCCTCGGAATTATTATCTATTTATGTGTCATTTTTTATCTAGGGTATCGTGCCTGGAAAAATACAAAACAATCTACGGACTATATGCTTGCTGGTCGTGGCATGAATCCTTTTGTCCTTGCCATGTCTTACGGTGCGACTTTTGTCTCAACTTCAGCCATTATTGGCTTTGGCGGAGTGTCCGGCATGTTTGGCATGTCTTTGCTCTGGCTAACTTTTTTGACCATATTTGTCGGTATTTTCATCGCCATGGTCTTTTTTGGTAAACGCACACGGCGCATGGGACTGGCTCTTGATTCTCACACGTTCCCTGAACTTTTGGGAAGACGTTATAAATCAAAATTCATTCAACAATTTTCAGGTGTTGTCATATTTGTTTTTATTCCGGTATACGCTGCCGCTGTTCTTATCGGTATTTGTCGGATGCTCGAGGTGGCATTTCCCGCTGTGAGTTATGGGGCATGGTTGCTTATTGTGACAGCCATTGTTGCCATGTATGTCATTACCGGCGGTCTCAAAGCCGTTATGTACACAGACGCCTTTCAGGGGACGATTATGGCTGCGATGATGCTTATCTTAATTGTTACCACCTACTCTCTTCTTGGTGGTATGACTGAAGCTCATCAGGCATTAACTGATATGATTAATTTGGTACCTGCCAAATTGCAGCAAGGTGGCCTCGTCGGCTGGACAACCGGACCGCATTTGCAGTCTCCAATAGGTCTGACCATCTATACTACTATTATATATGGTGTCGGTATTGGTGTTTTGGCGCAGCCCCAGTTGGCCATTCGATTCATGACTGTACCATCTGACCGCGAGTTAAACCGAGCTGTTGCCATCGGCGGTGTCTTCATTCTTCTGATGACCGGTGTCGCATTTCTTGCGGGCGCATTGTCCAATGTTGTTTTCTATAAGGAGTTCGGCAAGATATCTATTGTCATGGCTGGCGGTAATTTTGATAAAATTATCCCTCTTTATATCGACAAGATTATGCCGGGTTGGTTTTCAGGTCTTTTCCTTGTCGCCATGTTTGCGGCAGCCATGTCCACCATGAGCTCCCAGTATCATGTAGGCGGCACCTCGCTGTCCCGTGATTTTTTGGAACAGCACGTATCCATTGGCAATGGTGGCTCTTCCATGAAACTGAATAGGTTGGGAGTGACTGTCGCTGTTATCGCTACCCTGATTTGGGCGTGGCTCCTACCCGGTGGAGTTATTGCGCGTGCCACGGCCTTTTTCTTTGGCCTGTGTGCGGCATCCTTTCTGCCCATCTATGTTTTGGGGCTTTATTGGAAAGGTATGACTAAAATCGGGGCCAAAATATCCATGGTCGGTGGTTTCGTTTTCTCCATGTTCTGGCTTTTGTTCATTCACATCAAGGAAGCCGCACCAATTGGATTGTGTCAGGCTTTGACCGGACAGGTGACCTTGGTGGCAAACACGTCAAAAGGTTCATGGATCTGGTTGCTTCAATGGGTTGACCCCAATGTTGTCGCCCTGCCCGTTTCGTTAGCTTTGGCAGTCGGCATAAGTCTTGCCACCCGACGAATGGAACAAAAACATCTTGATCTCTGCTGGGACGGTCTGTGCTAA
- a CDS encoding peptidoglycan DD-metalloendopeptidase family protein: protein MKYLQGKIRKQERFLSKIKENERKARQDHFALEEEKQRISLELSGLMQTLWPVHLQNVRARFEGVDSWAMFDRRFNWLAEIYGATSDKLDEAHENSKQIAKNLEQQRLLEVEAEKQLASINKNKDRLLGNKYTLRKNLKTIRKQRQDVETELTEILSTIEDLKYQLQSQKTKRFSLYKRTLPWPVQGRLVSGFNLRAKPPIRGLVIRTKEGANVQAVFWGKVVHNDTLRGFGHVVILYHGYDYYSLYAYLADTFVRNGQEVEKDEPLGTVGFYPKADGPGLYFELRFHQKPINPRNWLTALK, encoded by the coding sequence GTGAAGTATTTGCAGGGGAAAATTCGCAAGCAGGAAAGATTTCTCAGCAAGATTAAAGAGAATGAACGCAAAGCTCGACAGGATCATTTTGCACTGGAAGAGGAAAAGCAACGGATATCCCTTGAGCTTTCCGGCTTGATGCAAACCTTGTGGCCCGTTCATTTACAAAATGTGCGTGCTCGATTTGAAGGCGTTGACAGTTGGGCAATGTTTGACCGTCGATTTAATTGGCTGGCTGAGATTTATGGGGCAACCAGTGATAAATTGGACGAAGCTCATGAAAATTCTAAACAAATCGCCAAAAATCTTGAGCAACAACGACTTTTGGAAGTTGAGGCTGAAAAACAACTCGCTAGTATTAACAAGAATAAAGATCGTTTGTTGGGCAACAAATATACCCTTCGAAAGAATTTGAAGACAATCCGCAAACAACGACAAGATGTTGAAACTGAGTTAACCGAGATTCTTTCGACTATTGAAGATCTTAAGTATCAGTTGCAATCTCAAAAAACCAAACGATTTTCTCTTTATAAGCGCACCCTTCCGTGGCCTGTTCAAGGACGCTTGGTGTCTGGTTTTAACCTTCGGGCAAAGCCGCCGATTCGCGGATTGGTCATTAGGACAAAAGAAGGTGCCAATGTTCAAGCTGTTTTTTGGGGCAAGGTTGTCCACAACGATACTTTGCGGGGGTTTGGGCATGTGGTGATTCTTTATCATGGATATGATTACTACAGCCTTTACGCCTATTTGGCAGATACTTTTGTCAGGAATGGACAAGAGGTTGAGAAAGATGAACCCTTGGGAACAGTTGGTTTTTATCCCAAGGCCGATGGGCCTGGATTGTATTTTGAATTGCGTTTTCATCAAAAACCAATTAATCCAAGAAATTGGTTAACAGCTTTAAAATGA
- a CDS encoding endonuclease III domain-containing protein: MSQADTILGMYEAMHAALGDSNWWPGETPFEISIGAILTQNTNWTNVEKAIDNLKNADLLSPEAMHDQDIHELAELIRPAGYYNIKARRIFNFLGFLKNEVSYDLLALKEYSLENVRPKILGVNGIGPETADAILLYALDFPTFVVDAYTARLAHRHGLAFEGIDYHELQSLFMDVLPQDVAMYNEYHALIVRIGKDWCKKKQGLCDTCPLKHFLE, from the coding sequence ATGTCTCAAGCTGACACAATTTTAGGCATGTATGAAGCCATGCATGCTGCACTTGGCGATAGCAATTGGTGGCCCGGCGAAACACCTTTCGAAATTTCGATAGGGGCTATCCTGACACAGAATACGAACTGGACGAATGTTGAAAAGGCCATCGACAATCTCAAGAATGCTGACTTGCTGTCGCCTGAAGCGATGCATGATCAGGATATCCATGAATTGGCAGAATTGATTCGTCCGGCTGGATATTACAATATTAAGGCTCGTCGGATATTTAACTTTCTCGGATTTCTGAAAAATGAAGTTTCCTACGATTTGTTGGCATTAAAAGAATACTCTTTGGAAAATGTTCGTCCAAAAATACTCGGCGTCAATGGAATCGGGCCGGAAACAGCCGATGCTATTCTTTTGTATGCACTTGATTTTCCCACCTTTGTTGTTGATGCGTACACAGCCCGGCTTGCCCACAGGCATGGACTGGCTTTCGAAGGAATTGATTACCACGAGCTTCAATCTCTTTTCATGGACGTTTTGCCGCAAGATGTGGCAATGTACAATGAATACCACGCCCTTATAGTCCGCATCGGCAAGGATTGGTGTAAAAAGAAACAAGGGCTGTGTGACACCTGCCCCTTGAAACACTTTTTAGAGTAA
- the dut gene encoding dUTP diphosphatase codes for MKKIDVNVKFLHPVWEENELAYATEHSAGLDLRACIDTEDLEIGPGEKAAIPAGVAIEIREPSIAGYVFSRSGLGTKDGLTVSQGVGVIDPDYRGEIKVSLLNTSDKVRRIKRGQRIAQLVFMPIFQAAILPVEELGDTNRGAGGFGSTGKH; via the coding sequence ATGAAAAAGATCGATGTAAACGTCAAATTCCTGCACCCAGTCTGGGAAGAAAATGAACTTGCCTATGCAACCGAACATTCTGCCGGACTTGATTTGCGTGCTTGTATTGACACTGAGGACCTTGAAATCGGTCCCGGTGAAAAGGCTGCCATTCCTGCTGGAGTTGCCATTGAAATCCGTGAACCGAGTATTGCCGGTTACGTTTTTTCACGCAGCGGCCTTGGCACCAAGGATGGCCTGACCGTTAGTCAGGGCGTTGGCGTTATTGATCCCGATTATCGTGGTGAGATTAAGGTTTCCCTGCTGAATACCTCGGACAAGGTGCGACGAATTAAGCGCGGACAGCGCATCGCACAATTGGTGTTCATGCCCATCTTCCAGGCTGCCATTCTTCCGGTCGAGGAACTCGGCGATACGAACAGAGGCGCTGGAGGATTCGGGTCCACGGGAAAACATTAA